One Takifugu rubripes chromosome 2, fTakRub1.2, whole genome shotgun sequence genomic region harbors:
- the rpia gene encoding ribose-5-phosphate isomerase: MRSQGWISLCRSLWSTSRRQAAVVCGSKNARLASRSGPIMAEEAKKLAAYAAVDNHVQNNQAVGVGSGSTIVYAVDRLAERVRQEKLNIVCVPTSFQARQLILQHGLSLSDLDRHPELDVAIDGADEVDARLTLIKGGGGCLTQEKIVAGCAKHFVVIADYRKDSKALGQQWKKGVPIEVIPMAHVPVGRTIVRRFGGVANLRMAVSKAGPVVTDNCNFILDWKFDGARDWTEVNTAIKMIPGVVETGLFVGMADRAYFGMEDGSVQVRDPTVE, from the exons ATGAGATCTCAGGGGTGGATCTCTCTGTGCAGATCTCTCTGGTCCACATCCCGGAGGCAGGCTGCGGTTGTGTGCGGCTCCAAAAACGCGCGTCTCGCCAGTCGGTCCGGTCCGATCATGGCGGAGGAGGCCAAGAAACTGGCCGCTTACGCCGCCGTGGACAACCACGTCCAG AACAACCAGGCGGTCGGAGTGGGCAGCGGCTCCACCATCGTCTACGCTGTGGACAGATTAG CCGAGCGCGTTCGTCAGGAGAAGCTCAACATCGTGTGCGTCCCCACCTCCTTCCAG gctcGCCAGCTGATCCTGCAGCACGGCCTCTCGCTGTCGGACCTGGACAGGCACCCGGAGCTGGACGTGGCCATCGATGGAGCGGACGAGGTGGACGCCCGTCTCACGCTGATCAAAGGTGGCGG CGGCTGCCTGACGCAGGAGAAGATCGTCGCCGGCTGTGCGAAACACTTCGTCGTCATCGCCGACTACAg GAAAGACTCGAAGGCTCTGGGTCAGCAGTGGAAGAAGGGCGTCCCCATCGAGGTCATCCCCATGGCGCACGTCCCCGTCGGCAGGACCATCGTCAGACGCTTCGGGGGCGTGGCCAACCTGCGCATGGCCGTCAGTAAAGCG GGCCCCGTGGTCACCGACAACTGCAACTTCATCCTGGACTGGAAGTTCGACGGCGCTCGGGACTGGACGGAGGTGAACACGGCCATCAAGATGATCCCAG GCGTCGTGGAAACGGGACTGTTCGTCGGCATGGCTGACCGAGCGTATTTCGGGATGGAGGACGGGAGCGTGCAGGTCCGGGATCCAACGGTGGAGTGA